One genomic window of Chlamydiota bacterium includes the following:
- the gspK gene encoding Glucosamine kinase GspK translates to MKKLLFTLFVCMFSVCVHAEHSKEVQRIQKATSNMKYILCIDGGGSKTTLHIIDSQGIVQELTSQGQVVEMTKGGCGNINFVGKEGMKITFHQLFDDLEIHGVPISELSTQCAIVTGMGGLGAVQNQEAVCELLEDFGFLKEHIVPLSDAALSLEVVGEKGIILISGTGCIAFGRDGGETKRVGGFGKLIDDSPSGYGIGQFAIKSTLEEEQGYGTPTLLTKMIKEHFKVDRIYDIVVPIHSNEIGQDQIASLSKGVFEAARQGDIVANKIIAKTAKKLGLVLRNLLMLLQKEIDYNVYLIGGLFLDESANAFIEMIKNTKALLAHLQENRQEICFHNIADRPGALFAMQKILEHLGK, encoded by the coding sequence ATGAAAAAACTACTTTTTACACTATTTGTTTGTATGTTTTCTGTATGTGTTCATGCAGAACATTCTAAAGAAGTTCAAAGAATTCAAAAAGCGACTTCCAATATGAAGTACATTTTATGTATAGACGGTGGAGGAAGCAAAACGACTCTTCATATCATCGATTCTCAAGGTATTGTTCAAGAACTAACTTCTCAGGGTCAAGTTGTGGAGATGACTAAAGGGGGATGTGGGAACATCAATTTTGTAGGAAAGGAAGGGATGAAAATAACTTTTCATCAACTCTTCGATGATTTGGAAATTCACGGGGTTCCTATATCTGAACTGTCTACTCAATGTGCCATTGTCACAGGTATGGGAGGGCTTGGAGCTGTTCAGAACCAAGAAGCTGTCTGTGAGTTATTGGAGGATTTTGGTTTTTTAAAAGAGCACATTGTGCCCCTGTCAGATGCGGCGCTTTCATTAGAAGTTGTAGGAGAAAAAGGCATCATTTTGATTTCTGGGACAGGTTGTATTGCTTTTGGTAGAGATGGAGGAGAAACAAAAAGAGTGGGGGGATTTGGCAAACTCATTGATGATAGCCCTAGTGGTTATGGGATTGGACAATTTGCAATAAAAAGTACACTTGAGGAAGAACAAGGATATGGCACACCGACACTTTTGACAAAAATGATCAAAGAACATTTCAAAGTAGACCGTATTTATGACATTGTTGTTCCCATTCATAGCAATGAGATTGGCCAAGACCAAATCGCAAGCCTTTCTAAAGGTGTTTTTGAAGCAGCAAGACAAGGTGACATCGTTGCCAATAAGATCATTGCTAAAACAGCAAAAAAGTTGGGGCTCGTACTTAGAAATTTGTTAATGCTACTTCAAAAAGAAATAGATTATAATGTCTATTTGATAGGAGGGCTCTTTTTAGATGAAAGTGCAAATGCATTTATTGAAATGATCAAAAATACAAAAGCGCTTCTGGCGCATCTTCAAGAAAATAGACAAGAAATTTGTTTTCATAATATTGCAGATCGTCCAGGAGCATTGTTTGCAATGCAAAAAATTTTGGAGCATTTGGGAAAATAA